One stretch of Urocitellus parryii isolate mUroPar1 chromosome 12, mUroPar1.hap1, whole genome shotgun sequence DNA includes these proteins:
- the Srsf7 gene encoding serine/arginine-rich splicing factor 7 isoform X3, translated as MSRYGRYGGETKVYVGNLGTGAGKGELERAFSYYGPLRTVWIARNPPGFAFVEFEDPRDAEDAVRGLDGKVICGSRVRVELSTGMPRRSRFDRPPARRPFDPNDRCYECGEKGHYAYDCHRYSRRRRSRSRSRSHSRSRGRRYSRSRSRSRGRRSRSASPRRSRSVSLRRSRSASLRRSRSGSIKGSRYFQSRSRSRSRSRSLSRPRSSRSPSGSPRRSASPERMD; from the exons ATGTCGCGCTACGGGCGGTATGGAGGAG aaaccAAGGTATACGTTGGTAACCTGGGAACTGGTGCTGGCAAAGGAGAGTTAGAAAGGGCTTTCAGTTATTATGGTCCCTTAAGAACAGTATGGATTGCAAGAAATCCCCCAGGATTTGCCTTTGTGGAATTTGAAGATCCTAGAGATGCAGAAGATGCTGTGCGAGGACTGGATGGGAA GGTGATTTGTGGTTCCCGAGTGAGGGTTGAACTATCAACAGGCATGCCCCGGAGATCTCGTTTTGATAGACCACCTGCCAGACGTCCCTTTGATCCCAATGATAGATGTTATGAGTGTGGCGAAAAGGGACATTATGCTTATGATTGTCATCGCTATAGCCGTCGAAGAAGAAGCAG GTCACGATCTAGATCACATTCTCGATCCAGAGGAAGGAGGTACTCTCGCTCACGTAGCAGGAGCAGGGGACGGAG gtcAAGATCAGCATCTCCTCGACGATCAAGATCTGTATCTCTTCGTAGATCAAGATCAGCTTCACTCAGAAGATCTAGGTCTGGTTCTATAAAAGGATCGAGGTATTTCCA atCCCGGTCAAGATCAAGATCTAGATCTAGGTCTCTTTCACGACCAAGAAGCAG tCGTTCCCCATCAGGAAGTCCACGCAGAAGTGCAAGTCCTGAAAGAATGGACTGA
- the Srsf7 gene encoding serine/arginine-rich splicing factor 7 isoform X4, translated as MSRYGRYGGETKVYVGNLGTGAGKGELERAFSYYGPLRTVWIARNPPGFAFVEFEDPRDAEDAVRGLDGKVICGSRVRVELSTGMPRRSRFDRPPARRPFDPNDRCYECGEKGHYAYDCHRYSRRRRSRSRSRSHSRSRGRRYSRSRSRSRGRRSRSASPRRSRSVSLRRSRSASLRRSRSGSIKGSRSRSRSRSRSRSLSRPRSSRSPSGSPRRSASPERMD; from the exons ATGTCGCGCTACGGGCGGTATGGAGGAG aaaccAAGGTATACGTTGGTAACCTGGGAACTGGTGCTGGCAAAGGAGAGTTAGAAAGGGCTTTCAGTTATTATGGTCCCTTAAGAACAGTATGGATTGCAAGAAATCCCCCAGGATTTGCCTTTGTGGAATTTGAAGATCCTAGAGATGCAGAAGATGCTGTGCGAGGACTGGATGGGAA GGTGATTTGTGGTTCCCGAGTGAGGGTTGAACTATCAACAGGCATGCCCCGGAGATCTCGTTTTGATAGACCACCTGCCAGACGTCCCTTTGATCCCAATGATAGATGTTATGAGTGTGGCGAAAAGGGACATTATGCTTATGATTGTCATCGCTATAGCCGTCGAAGAAGAAGCAG GTCACGATCTAGATCACATTCTCGATCCAGAGGAAGGAGGTACTCTCGCTCACGTAGCAGGAGCAGGGGACGGAG gtcAAGATCAGCATCTCCTCGACGATCAAGATCTGTATCTCTTCGTAGATCAAGATCAGCTTCACTCAGAAGATCTAGGTCTGGTTCTATAAAAGGATCGAG atCCCGGTCAAGATCAAGATCTAGATCTAGGTCTCTTTCACGACCAAGAAGCAG tCGTTCCCCATCAGGAAGTCCACGCAGAAGTGCAAGTCCTGAAAGAATGGACTGA
- the Srsf7 gene encoding serine/arginine-rich splicing factor 7 isoform X2, with the protein MSRYGRYGGETKVYVGNLGTGAGKGELERAFSYYGPLRTVWIARNPPGFAFVEFEDPRDAEDAVRGLDGKVICGSRVRVELSTGMPRRSRFDRPPARRPFDPNDRCYECGEKGHYAYDCHRYSRRRRSRSRSRSHSRSRGRRYSRSRSRSRGRRSRSASPRRSRSVSLRRSRSASLRRSRSGSIKGSRSRSRSRSRSRSLSRPRSSRSKSRSPSPKRSRSPSGSPRRSASPERMD; encoded by the exons ATGTCGCGCTACGGGCGGTATGGAGGAG aaaccAAGGTATACGTTGGTAACCTGGGAACTGGTGCTGGCAAAGGAGAGTTAGAAAGGGCTTTCAGTTATTATGGTCCCTTAAGAACAGTATGGATTGCAAGAAATCCCCCAGGATTTGCCTTTGTGGAATTTGAAGATCCTAGAGATGCAGAAGATGCTGTGCGAGGACTGGATGGGAA GGTGATTTGTGGTTCCCGAGTGAGGGTTGAACTATCAACAGGCATGCCCCGGAGATCTCGTTTTGATAGACCACCTGCCAGACGTCCCTTTGATCCCAATGATAGATGTTATGAGTGTGGCGAAAAGGGACATTATGCTTATGATTGTCATCGCTATAGCCGTCGAAGAAGAAGCAG GTCACGATCTAGATCACATTCTCGATCCAGAGGAAGGAGGTACTCTCGCTCACGTAGCAGGAGCAGGGGACGGAG gtcAAGATCAGCATCTCCTCGACGATCAAGATCTGTATCTCTTCGTAGATCAAGATCAGCTTCACTCAGAAGATCTAGGTCTGGTTCTATAAAAGGATCGAG atCCCGGTCAAGATCAAGATCTAGATCTAGGTCTCTTTCACGACCAAGAAGCAG CCGATCAAAGTCCAGATCTCCATCTCCAAAAAGAAG tCGTTCCCCATCAGGAAGTCCACGCAGAAGTGCAAGTCCTGAAAGAATGGACTGA
- the Srsf7 gene encoding serine/arginine-rich splicing factor 7 isoform X1 encodes MSRYGRYGGETKVYVGNLGTGAGKGELERAFSYYGPLRTVWIARNPPGFAFVEFEDPRDAEDAVRGLDGKVICGSRVRVELSTGMPRRSRFDRPPARRPFDPNDRCYECGEKGHYAYDCHRYSRRRRSRSRSRSHSRSRGRRYSRSRSRSRGRRSRSASPRRSRSVSLRRSRSASLRRSRSGSIKGSRYFQSRSRSRSRSRSLSRPRSSRSKSRSPSPKRSRSPSGSPRRSASPERMD; translated from the exons ATGTCGCGCTACGGGCGGTATGGAGGAG aaaccAAGGTATACGTTGGTAACCTGGGAACTGGTGCTGGCAAAGGAGAGTTAGAAAGGGCTTTCAGTTATTATGGTCCCTTAAGAACAGTATGGATTGCAAGAAATCCCCCAGGATTTGCCTTTGTGGAATTTGAAGATCCTAGAGATGCAGAAGATGCTGTGCGAGGACTGGATGGGAA GGTGATTTGTGGTTCCCGAGTGAGGGTTGAACTATCAACAGGCATGCCCCGGAGATCTCGTTTTGATAGACCACCTGCCAGACGTCCCTTTGATCCCAATGATAGATGTTATGAGTGTGGCGAAAAGGGACATTATGCTTATGATTGTCATCGCTATAGCCGTCGAAGAAGAAGCAG GTCACGATCTAGATCACATTCTCGATCCAGAGGAAGGAGGTACTCTCGCTCACGTAGCAGGAGCAGGGGACGGAG gtcAAGATCAGCATCTCCTCGACGATCAAGATCTGTATCTCTTCGTAGATCAAGATCAGCTTCACTCAGAAGATCTAGGTCTGGTTCTATAAAAGGATCGAGGTATTTCCA atCCCGGTCAAGATCAAGATCTAGATCTAGGTCTCTTTCACGACCAAGAAGCAG CCGATCAAAGTCCAGATCTCCATCTCCAAAAAGAAG tCGTTCCCCATCAGGAAGTCCACGCAGAAGTGCAAGTCCTGAAAGAATGGACTGA